From Desmodus rotundus isolate HL8 chromosome 10, HLdesRot8A.1, whole genome shotgun sequence, one genomic window encodes:
- the POU4F3 gene encoding POU domain, class 4, transcription factor 3 — MMAMNAKQPFGMHPVLQEPKFSSLHSGSEAMRRVCLPAPQLQGNIFGSFDESLLARAEALAAVDIVSHGKNHPFKPDATYHTMSSVPCTSTSSTVPISHPATLTSHPHHAVHQGLEGDLLEHISPTLSVSGLGAPEHSVMPGQIHPHHLGAMSHLHQAMGMSHPHAVAPHSAMPACLSDVESDPRELEAFAERFKQRRIKLGVTQADVGAALANLKIPGVGSLSQSTICRFESLTLSHNNMIALKPVLQAWLEEAEAAYREKNSKPELFNGSERKRKRTSIAAPEKRSLEAYFAIQPRPSSEKIAAIAEKLDLKKNVVRVWFCNQRQKQKRMKYSAVH, encoded by the exons ATGATGGCCATGAACGCCAAGCAGCCTTTCGGCATGCACCCGGTGCTTCAAGAACCCAAATTCTCCAGCCTGCACTCCGGCTCCGAGGCCATGCGCCGAGTCTGTCTCCCAGCCCCGCAG CTGCAGGGTAATATATTTGGAAGCTTTGATGAGAGCCTGCTGGCACGCGCCGAAGCTCTGGCAGCGGTGGACATCGTCTCTCACGGCAAGAACCATCCGTTCAAGCCCGACGCCACTTACCATACCATGAGTAGCGTGCCCTGCACGTCCACTTCGTCCACCGTGCCCATCTCCCACCCGGCCACGCTCACCTCGCACCCACACCACGCGGTGCACCAGGGCCTTGAGGGCGACCTGCTAGAGCATATTTCGCCCACGCTGAGTGTCAGCGGTTTGGGCGCCCCTGAGCACTCGGTGATGCCAGGGCAGATCCACCCGCATCACCTGGGCGCCATGAGCCACCTGCACCAGGCCATGGGCATGAGTCACCCACACGCCGTGGCGCCTCACAGCGCTATGCCCGCATGCCTCAGCGATGTGGAGTCGGACCCACGGGAGCTGGAGGCCTTCGCGGAGCGCTTCAAGCAGCGGCGCATCAAGCTGGGGGTGACTCAGGCGGACGTGGGCGCGGCTCTAGCCAACCTCAAGATCCCGGGCGTAGGCTCCCTCAGCCAGAGCACCATCTGCAGGTTCGAGTCTCTCACTCTTTCGCACAACAATATGATCGCGCTCAAGCCAGTGCTTCAGGCCTGGCTGGAGGAAGCCGAGGCTGCCTACCGAGAGAAAAACAGCAAGCCGGAGCTCTTCAATGGTAGTGAGAGAAAGCGCAAACGCACGTCCATCGCGGCGCCAGAGAAGCGCTCACTTGAGGCCTACTTCGCTATTCAGCCGCGGCCCTCATCCGAGAAGATCGCGGCCATCGCGGAGAAACTGGACCTTAAAAAGAACGTGGTGAGAGTCTGGTTCTGCaaccagagacagaaacagaaacgAATGAAGTACTCGGCTGTCCACTGA